From the genome of Scleropages formosus chromosome 22, fSclFor1.1, whole genome shotgun sequence:
caagtaagtcttcttcaagcaatggaagaggcctgtggagataTTGAGGCCGAAGCTTGTCAAGCATGGATTCAACATTCATGGCGTTTTTCCCACGATGCATGGCTCGCGAGAATATATGTTGTGAGGTAGACGAAATTCTCTGGCCAGATGTGAATGAAAGGCATGATCAATGAAGTTCAGTGATTGCAGtgcaaatatgtatatatatatgttttttctgaaagaggggtgtggtggcgcagtggcgcagtgggtttgaccgggtcctgctctccagtgggtctggggttcgagtcccgcttggggtgccttgcgacggactggcgtcccctcctaggtgtgtccccttcccctccggccttacgccctgtgttgtcgggtaggctccgtttcccccgtgaccctgtatgggacgagcggttctgaaaatgtgtgtgtgtgaaaacaagtGAGAAAAATTGTAATATGGATTTTAcatgcgcgtgcacacacacacacaaaaatactgtgttttgtgcaaataaaaccaTGCTATAGTATGTATGTAAGAAATGTGAGTCCTCTAACATACTTGCACATGGGCAGTAGTTGATTTGACCAGTCGAACCAGTTGACTTGAAAAGAGCTAAAAAATAGAACACACATGACAAACATTCCACAGATATTACAAGCTACCCATGTATAGAGTTCCCAGAATCAAACAGATCAGTCAATGAGGAAACCACACCTTGCTGGGTTTGGACTGGCAAAGAAGAGCACACAGGCAGCAATtcagcaaaaacatttattggaacactggtgcacagggaaatgatgctgtGAGTCAAAAGACACATTGTCCACAAGAACGTGCAGCTGCAACTAACCCTCCCAGCCTGAAacgaaacagaaagaaaacaacattcctccagcaCCATAGTGCTACATAAGAGAACAATATCTTATAatacatgcaataaaaaaacaatatgttacaatatgataataaatgctgtaaaaacgcaaacataaatgtaaaacaaaaaaaattgcaaagggaatGGAATGGCGTTCAGTTGAGTTTgggtgtgcatgtctgtgtgcgtgtgtatgtgtggttggGTCAGGGTTCTTGCGGTCCGAAATGCTGCAATTTCAAAACCAGGCGGTGATGCATCTGCTCATGATGATCTCTGTAGTCGCTCTGTAGAAcgtggtgaggatgggggtggTGGGAGATGGGCTCTCCTCCACCTTCGCAGAAAgtagagacgctgctgggctttcttggctgtggagctggtgttgagtgACCAGGTAAGGTTCTCCGCaaggtgaacaccaaggaatttggtgctcttgaccATATCCCCAGAGGAGCCGTCGATATTCAGAGGAGAGTGGTTGCTCCGTGCTCTCCTGAAGGCAACAACCATGTCTTCTGTTTTGTCCACgttcagggacaggttgttggctctgcaccagtccATTAGCCAGTGCACCTCCTCATTGCATGCTGACTCGTCATTTCTGCCGATGACACATGCCGTCGGCAAACCTGATGATGTGGTTCGAGCTATGTATTGCTGCACGGTCGTGAGTCAACAGAGTGGACAGCAgcggactgagcacacagccctggggaggggGTTCCAATGCTCAGTGTGTTGGTGCTGGAGATGCTGCTTCTAATCCGGACTCCTGAAGGGGGGTGTTCAGGCCTagcaggctcagctttccaATCAGGTACTGAGGAATGATTGtactgaatgctgaactgaagtctacGAACAACATTTGAACATACGTGTCCTTTTTGTCCCGGTGGGTGAGGGCCAGATGGAGGCTGGTGATGATGGCGCCGTCTGTTGAGCGCTTGGGACGATACACGAATTGCAGGGGGTCCAGGGGGTCCAGTGAGGGGGCAGCAGGATCTTACTGTGCGTCAGCAGGAGtctctcgaagcacttcatgacaATGGATGTGAGTGCGACGGGACGGAAGTCGTTGAGGCAGGACACAGAAGATATCTTTGGCAAGGGGACGATGGTGGTGGCCTTGAAGCACATTGGAAGGACGGCGCTGCTCAGGGACATGTTGAAGATGTCAGTGAGAACATCTGCCAGCAAGTCTGCGCATCCTCTGAGCCCTCTGCCAGGAATGTTTTCTGGTCCAGCAGCCTTCCATGGGTTGACTCTGCATAGCGTTTTCCTCACATCAGCCGTGGCAAGACATAGCATCTGGTTGTTGGGAGGAAGGGTGGTCTTCCTTGCCGCCACGTCATTCTGCGCCTCAGACCGAGCGTAGAAGTTGTTCAGTGCGTCTGGAAGGGAGGCATCACTGTCGCAGGCAGGTGAAGTTGTCCTGCGGTTGGTGATGGCCTGGATGCCCTTTTAAACGCGTTGCGTGTCGCCGCCGTTCTTGAAGTAGCTGTGGATTCTCTGGCCGTGTGCGCGCTTTGCCTCTCTGATGGCCCGGGACAGTTTGGCCCTCGCTGTTCTTACGGCCACCTTGTCCCCTGCTTTGAAGGCAGAGCCTCGGGTCCTCGGCAATGCACGCACCTTGGCAGTCATCCACGGCTTCTGGTTGGAGCGTGTAGTGATGGTCTTGGAGGCGGTGACGTGGTCgttgcacttgctgatgtagctgGTCACTGATGCCATGCATTCCTCCAAGTTGGTGGAGTCATCATTGGTTGCAGCATCCCTGAACACGTGCCAGTCAGTGCGATCAAAGGAGTCCTGAGGAGCAGAGATGGTTCCTGCTGGGCAggttttcatctgtttcagaaCCGGTTTGGCGCGTCTGACGAGCGGAGCGGTCCGTATGCTGGGAACAGCACAATAGAGATGTGGTCCGAGTACCCGAGGTGAGGGCGGGGCTCTGCCCGGAAAGCGCCGGGGAtgtttgtataaaaaatatCCATCTCCTTTGCCCCTCTCGTTGAAAAGtccacatgtttatggaatttaGTGCGCACCGACTTGAGATTGGCTTGTGTGCATTCCGCAGTTTGCTAATAGCCgcacacagctcacactgcatctCCTTAGGCATTTGCGCTGGGGGGAATGTATACTCTGACTATACGGACAGTGGTGAATTCCTGCAGTAAATAAAATGGTCTGCATGTAACAGTCACAAACTCCAACAGCGATGAGCAGTAACTAGAGACAAGCACTGAGTTCTTGCACCAATTCGTGTTGATGTAAACACACAAGCCACCACCGCGAGCCTTAccgcacagagacagagctgcatTTCTGTCGGCACGGAACGAGGCGAGCCCGTCTAGGTGAATGACGGCGTCTGGAACTCTGTCTCTGAGAGATGTCTCCGTGAAAAGGAAGATGCGGCAGTCTCTAAACTCACGGCACGTAGTCTGCGGCGGGAGTTAATAATTAggatgataattaaaaaatacacacacacacacacacacacacacacacacacacacacacacactttcagaaccgcttgtcccatacggggtcacggggaaccggagcctacccggtaacacagggcgtaaggccagagggggagaggacacacccaggacgggatgccagtccgtcacaaggaaaccccaagcgggactcgaaccccagacccaccggaaagcaggactgtggtccaacccactgcaccaccgcaccccctctcagccaagtaataaataataataattcaagttCCTAGGTTTATTGGGGGACTACATGTCTGTGCACACAGACCAGTCTGTAAACTGGTGTATTGCTACAAacgcacattttaatttctgtgcaccACGAAAACGTTTTCAATATGgattttgcacacaaacacatacacacacagagacaggaatactgcgttttgtgcaaattaaacCATGCGATAGTATCTAgtatatatgcaataaatatgattGAGTCCTCTAACACACTTGCACATGGGCAGTGGCTGGTTTGACCGGTTGAACCAGTTGGCTTTGACCTAACTAAAAGTAAAACCAAGAACACGCATTCCACAAATATTACAAGCTACCTATATATATGGAGCTCCCGGGATCAAATACATCAGTGAGTCAGAAAATCCCAGCTCATCACAGAGTCCAGAAGGCCTGCAGACATGCTGAAGTTTCTACTGCTGAGTGCTCTCATAGCAGTGGGTAAGAACCGTCTTTTCCACAGCAAAGTTTTTCACTCAGTCACGTTATCGGTATGCATAGTTAAATCCATTTGACTAATCTTAGTCAATTTCTTGCAAGGTTCACGAAAGTTTTCACATTGTTCTAATGTTGACTGTCTTTCGGTTTTCCCCAGTGCTTGCTGAGCAAAATGTAAAGCCCCAATACATGAAAGCATTGCAAGATAAGGTTGTGGGGGGTAGTGAAGCCCAACCCCATGCTTGGCCCTGGCAGGTATGACACATAACAgtgttgaatgtttttgtcaatttcagcattcgtcactttttttttttttttttttttgtcattagaaaataatgcttttgctATACTGGCCTCTTTAAGTGAGACTAAGGTTTAGCCCCTTTTGGTGAGGCTCATTTAACTCAACAGTTATGTGTTAATTTATGGTCAATATGTTAATTATAATGTACCTGATggatttttcctgctttgtgtctcaGGTCTCCCTTCAGTACCAGTATTTGTACTTTTGGTACTACCACTTCTGTGGAGGTTCTCTGGTCAGGAGAGGCTGGGTGATGACAGCTGCCCAATGTGTGGACACGTGAGTTTGGGGCCTAAGCTGGCATGTCCTAAAAGACTTACGGCAGCACTTTGGTGTGTTGTAACTTTGGTTGTGCGGTATAATGGGTTTGGACCATGCATCCAGTGGTCTCTATGAACAACTCTTTAGACAGAAAGAGGAAAGTGCCTATCCTGAGTTGCTCCTttacaaataccctgctgtataaaagggaatATACTTGTGACTTGTGattattgtaacattgtaaggcaccttgaacaaaggcctCAGCCCAGTAGCAGTCTATTATAATGACTaaagttcattttcatattcattagaaatggtgcatgtgtgtatcaCTAACATAGACTGTACACCCTAACAATCTCTGTTTTCTGTACCCTACTGCTCTCTAGAACAAAGACTTGGCGAGTGGTTCTTGGCGATCACAACATATATGTGAGTGAGGGCACAGAGCAGGCGATCGCTGTGAGCAATTTCTACGTACACCCCAACTGGAACCCCAACAGTCTCGCCAACGGGTGAGTGGATGAGCCAGGCGAGCTTTTCTCACTTAAAATTTGAGAAGTACTGTAGGacctttttttgcttaattacagtaaaattagtcAAAACTCAActcaaaatttgcatgttctatgTTCAAAACAGAATACAGAGTGATGAAGTGGTACAGCAGTCGTTTGTGGAAGAAAGCAGTGATCAGCATTTTTCATAGCCTCCTTTGCCGTGAAAACCGTGCAAGTGGTCAAAATGAGATGAATTCGGTTCTAGAGCCTGTACCTACCTACGCATGATATCCGAAAAATTATAAGTGGTAGTGAAGGCAGGTCACCTGTAAAGAATCTTGGTCAAACACTTAAACATTAACCCTGGTAGCCAAAAattaccagaaaaaaatgagtttatggAGTATTTATGTGACTTGCTGTAAATGACACTAAGgtgatttggttattttttcatcatctgaACACCCGTATGGCTCATTTGCCTCCCCTCAGGTATGATATCGCTCTGCTCCGTCTGTCCTTCGATGCCACCCTCAACTCCTACGTGCAGCTGGCTTCTCTGCCCTCATTCGGTCAGATCCTGCCCAACAACAACCCCTGCTACGTCACAGGCTGGGGCTACACCCAGAGTAAGTATAACACTTTACCTGGGTGATTTACagccttattttttattgtcatgttacctgtttactgcattctgtgtgttttcgtgTGCTATATGCATGTTTGAAACGAGATTTGTTCTTACTGTGTGACACCTTAGCCATCCCTGACTGTGTCGGCCTTGGTCTCTGCAGGTGGGGGTCAGCTATCTGCCTCTTTGAAGCAGGCGTACCTGCCTCTGGTGGACTACAGCACCTGCTCCAGGAGTGACTGGTGGGGCAGCACTGTTAAGACCACTATGGTCTGTGCAGGGGGCGGCAGTGACTCTGCCTGCCAGGTGACTCAGCCTTTATTACTACAGTATGaacaaaagtataaaacacaacttttctgttaaattgAGGGAAAttgtaatgtgtgtaaatatttcaaaggtATTTGAATTCTAGTGATACATCTCAAATGGTTTGATTTAGGTTCTGAGGATCAAGACGACGTATCCGAAAACTTGCCTTTCGTTAACTTAAGGTCTGTTACTCTTCAGGGTGACGGCGGCGGTCCACTGAACTGTCAGGTCAATGGACGCTACTACGTCCATGGCGTGACCAGCTTTGTGTCCTCCCTCGGCTGCAACACACTGAGGAAACCCACCGTTTTCACCCGAGTCTCGGCGTACACCACCTGGATGGAAGGAGTGAGTACCCGTAGGCTCCTACTAGCCAATCACAGAGAGTCACTGTTCGCGAGAACCAATGAGAACTGTTTGTCTCAGAACAAGTGCAGTTTTAGAATTGTGGCAGTTGGTGGCACCGTGTTTTTAGTCAGCCTCTACCAAGCTGAAGGTCTCTGGTGTgattctccctcctctcctaccaccttgatcaaagtactaaccctaaacgGACGAGGCACACAACTGCAAGTGATTTGTTACAGAAAGCTGAATGATCTAAAATAACTTCTATAGTCAATTTTACCATATCTAATTGATACGATCATATCCAACTGATGCaatctaatttttaaaatgtagttggaagggaaatattttaattttattgaggtTTTTCGTAGCGCAATATAATGTTTCTGAGTTTTAACAAGCGTCctttttctgttacagattatgaatcagtaaaagcagaaatttaagCGGTGTGAAGGACAGTCTACTGGATAGGATCTCAGCATTCCAGATATGAGCCTTCCTTCTTAAATTCCACTCCACTGCAGACACGACGaatcaactaaaaaaaaataaagtctctTGATCACTCTGAATACTGTGTCCGTCTGATTTTTAATTCTGGTCTCAAAGTACAGCAAAAGCACATTGTGAAGTAACCCCCGTAAGGGTGTACTGTAATTTCCATGACTGTAGTGAAAAGTACTGAAAACGTTTCAGTCTGGTATTGTTCACTAGCTGAAGGTCAGATTTTTAAGAAGAGTTCCTGTATATTAGAAGAAGCGGCAGAACTGAATAAAAGTAGTCGTGTTACACCTGTTACTGTCACGATTGTAACAAATCAGACTTTAAGACTGTCTCACTTTGAAACATAACCCTGTGTTTGCAATGGGGAGAAAAAGGCCTCGGTGCCTCTACATCGTCAGTCATGGTTTCCAAGTGTCACGGTTCCGTGTAGCatggacggactcaagtgcagagtgttcggaTCGAGGTGCAcagaagccgaatcagaatccataatcgtagtcgaggggcaggcgaggggcaggcgatcagcaaacgtcatagaaagggctaggcaaagaacgtggtcaggaagaaacaggcaaagggtcgaagtcggaatgggtctctcggtaatacggttcgcagggaaacaaggaggcaaaacaaggttccgcgtctgggcttcctcggtttccctctttatagtctttcccatcagggaacggcaggtgtcgcagaggtgccagatgcggagaacgtgacaccAAGCTTTAATGTGCACTACTTGACACAATTTGAGTCTATTTTCTATAGTGATAACTTTAAGAAAggttttttctgtgaaaagtaaatgttatattacatttcaacGGATGTGcggaaaacaaaagctttaatTCCCATTTAAATTGTAACTCATTTGAGTTGCATAAAAAATCATGTTGCTCATATCATGGATCTGGTTCAGAAACATCGAAAGGAATACTGtgatttgtataaataaaacgctgtaaggcaccttgaacaaaggcttcAGCCCAGTAACAGTTTATTATAATGactaaatttcatatttatattcattagaaACGGTGTACGTGTGTATCACTAACATAGACTGTACACCCTAACaatctttgttttctgtaccATACTGCTCTGAAGTGAGTACCTGTAGGCTCCAACTGACACAATAAAGTTGCACTGGGGATAGCTGTTATcttagttagagctactgcttttggacccaaaggtcacatgttcaaattccactttcagcaatcatacccttgagcaaggtttttgcCCtacaaattgcttcagtaaagtgacccagctctataaatggttaaataataagtagctcaacactgtgagttgctttagagaaagcatccgctaaatgaataattctcCATTGGCAGGTAATTGCAAGTGGATTGCTggtaatgtttttcattgcatattataatgtatatgtatgttaatTAGTGTCCTGTTTCTGTTACAGATCATGGGTTATTAAAAGCATGAATTCAAGCGTCACAATGACACTCAACTGGATACGGCCTCAACATTGCAGATACGATCCGTGTTGTTGAAGTGCAACAAAAATACACTCTAGACTAGATCCAGTTAGGGTACAATGCAATTATCAACACTGCAACTGAAAGTATGAAATATCCATCATCGGGTCTTATTCACCAGGCAAAGGTCGCTGAAAAGATATTTTCAATTACCAGTTTATTAGCACTGATTCAACAAGGGGGCCACACAGCAGTGTGCATCTCCAAAAGCCTCTCATTTCCAAGAATAACATCCactgatactttttatttagaaaatgtggTCATTACTTTAATGAATCACAGGTAGAAGCCAATTAAGTCCAGTTAAGAGACAACTTGCAGTTACAACTTCAAGAGACAATTTGGATGCACcacgtttcagtttttctttactACAAGcgttctgctttatttttttccaacaatttttCCTGTGTCATACACATCACATGGATGGCATGAAAACTGCACGGTATTTAAATATTTCGGAAAAGCACATTCTAATGTGGACCACACAAGTGTTGTTAATGTCATGAATCTagaatgcacaaaaacatggaaacacacacatacaactgGTTCACggaaaaactgcattattgctgctcctgtagctctcctgtttgtatatataaaccccctccagctcctctgggggaaccccaaggcgttcccaggccagccgggagacgtagtctctccaacgtgtcctgggtctgccccaaggcctcctcccagtgggacatgcccggaacacctccccagggaggcgtccaggaggcatccggaacagatgtcCGAGCcatctcaactggctcctctcgatgcggaggagcagcggctctactccgagctcctcccgggtgactgagctcctcgccctatccctaagggtgcgcccagccaccctgcggaggaaactcatttctgccgcttgtatccgcgatctcattctttcgctcatgatccagagttcatgaccataggtgagggtaggaaacgtagatcgaccggtaaattgagagcttcgccttacgactcggctccttcttcaccacaacagaccggtacaatgaccgcattactgcggacgccgcaccgatccgtctgtcaacctgccgctccatttttccctcactcgtgaacaagtccccgagatacttaaactcctccacttgagggaggagctcccccctaacccggagggggcaatccacctttttccgactgaggaccacggtctcggatttggaggtgctgattctcatccccgccgcttcgcactcggctgcaaacctctccagtgcacgctgtaagtcttgattcgatgaagccaacaggatcacatcgtccgcaaaaagcagagacgagatc
Proteins encoded in this window:
- the LOC114909343 gene encoding elastase-1-like; amino-acid sequence: MLKFLLLSALIAVVLAEQNVKPQYMKALQDKVVGGSEAQPHAWPWQVSLQYQYLYFWYYHFCGGSLVRRGWVMTAAQCVDTTKTWRVVLGDHNIYVSEGTEQAIAVSNFYVHPNWNPNSLANGYDIALLRLSFDATLNSYVQLASLPSFGQILPNNNPCYVTGWGYTQSGGQLSASLKQAYLPLVDYSTCSRSDWWGSTVKTTMVCAGGGSDSACQGDGGGPLNCQVNGRYYVHGVTSFVSSLGCNTLRKPTVFTRVSAYTTWMEGIMNQ